tCATTGCATTTCATCCCTTAAAAGTATTCAAAtaggaaagaaagaaaaaggatGTAACATTTGAATTTCATTGCAGGGAGATGGTTACAATGTTGGATTTGGGACGTGCACCGGAAAAGTTCTGCCTTCGCCTGGATGTTGAAATTTTCTATTCCTGATAATTTGTAGACTGGGTTTTCTTATGTAAACTAATTATTCCGCTATTTTTTCGTTAAGCTCTATTGTACTGTCAACATACGCGGTATATCCCTTAGGTGTTGTGAATTGCTGAATAAAACATGCCTTAGGAATGCTACTTGCTAGTATTTGATGGTTGCCGGTTGAATGGCCTGCAAAGAGAAAGGAAGTCTCATAGCTGTATAGGACAGGAAATTCTCTTTAATATGGGTTCACATGGACTTCTTTTATATGGCTACTACTATTATAAGGTACGGAAATCTTTATGAGTGTGAAatacaatagaaaatttatgtatcaagttttattttatttttgtcgtTCTACTCAAGAATTGTacgatttaatttgtttattgtatgATGTCATGTATCAAATAATCACTCATTAAATTTGAGTTGAACTTTTGGAATTTTTCAAATTGGGTTAGCGTTAATAATGCTATTCATGAAAAAAATGCATAGATTTATGTCTTCAAAAATATTCACCTTTTAGCCTCATTTTAATTACATTTTGGCATTGTAAAATCGCCACATTTTGTTCAAATTTTCACCTTTCGCTTATAATTATACCCAATtttataaagagaaaattacgtGGTGTGCgcctttttccaaaaaaaattacataattgccCTCACAACTTTTAGGTTTTCAAGTGTATTCTTTTTCTaagtttttcttttcatttttactCTTTTCTTTCACATCTTTCTCTTGCCGTCTTCATGCTCTTTTCTTCGCCTGATTATATCGTTTTTTTCGCCTGTTTAGTTTTTCCGGCTGAATCTTCCTCTTTAAAATATGTTCTCTTTTTTGTTCATTCAAAGTTTTGTTTCAATATCTACTATAAAGGTAAACAACAGAATTTAGGTAtttgcatttattttttaaaaattttgtttctgtatttttttatttggatattttaatttatatgggTCCTCTTTATGTTCTTAATTAATGtgtaaaatcactaaaaaagaaCTGCTTCTAATCAATTTTCTACGTTCATAATTACTAGAAAtaatattggtataatttttatttaatattaatattaataaaattttagtatattcTGATGTGTATTCTCTTgatatactgttggtataatttagtatattattaatttaatttttggcaaaaatactgaaaactcccccacctttgaatttttttttcaattccaccaccacctaggagaattctcaattgcactctatttagggttttcagttttcatttgttccccaaaataaaaaaaattgatattttagttaatttaatgataaaattattaaaaccaactaaatagagggattgtatcattattttttccatttgaaaaaaacaaataaattagtatatgaaagattaatttaaactttttcctaaataaaaagaggtcattttAGTGAATTGGGGTACAgacgaaaactgaaaaccctaaatagggtgtaattgaaaattctcctacgtggtggtgcaattaaaacaaagttaaaggtggggggtttttaagtatttttgccttaatttttagtatatgtTGTGTAATTTCGATATAATCTTTTTAatgttaataaaattttagtatgtTCTAATGTGTATTATATTGGTATAATAttggtataatgttagtatacttttagtttattaatataCTAATATTATACCCACAATATACaccatatttttgtaattattttttacattttagtatttttataaatatttttaaatcaactagatatttttgtaaatgattaaatgaaaaaaatcaacatataattttataattatttttattttttaataaatggtgtaatttcctcttctTTTAACAGAAGTGGACCGCATGAAACTAGGAAAGGAGTACATGACACAAGAATTCTCGAAAATTGTATATGATagaatttagggttaattactcCATGATACAACATAAACAAAAGTAACACGATGCTGTACATCTCATACAAAGATCACCATTTTCAATCAAATATATGACTTCTTTCCCATGTCAAAAATGTCATTGCTGTTTAGACTTGCCTCCGACATATAACTAGAGCCTAAATTTCTACAGCAGAAATTCAATATTTAAATAGTCAGCATGTCCGCCTAACATTGTCCAACTCATTCTCATCTTTGCTCATTTCATTTGCATAAGTTCAAAACTCTTAATACCTGTTAATCAAATACGATCAGCAATCAAATATGAGATGCTACTGTTGCTGCTCATATATCTGGACATATGCCTCAGACAGCGCAACCATTTGAGGAAGAGTTTCAGAAACATGCAGATCCTGCATCTCGTACCTGAAAGACATTGGATATAAAAATGTTAATGCTCATCCATTACATTCAAATTCAAGTCAAGGGTTTAGGAACGTGATTACCAAAGTTCTTCTGATTTCCGCTGCACAAAAACTCTATAGAACCCCTCCTTGGGTTTTCCATCATGAACCATATTAGCAATCAAATCATACTTCGAGCGCAATCTTTCATTCTCCATAGGTGTTGACAGAGGAATATAATCCTTCAGTTCCAAGTTCTTCACAGGAAAGTTGACTGCAGTATAACTTCAATTAGCAGGTCATTCAAACCAAGCTAAGTTTAATCTTATTCTTCCTATGGCTAGATTCACCGTACAAAACCCATTTAATGCTCACCTAAGGTTGGATTCTTCTCAATAAAGAAATTGTTCTTTTTAAACCGCTGCATGTGGAGTATTAAATACTGTGGTAATCTGGTAACTCGATATTTCATCCGGGCTATGTGAGGTCGGACAACTTCAGTCACCGTCTCACCATCAAATTTCTTCAGTATATTGAACAAAGGAACCTAACATAAAAGAGAGAGTAAATGTGTTCAGCTTACTGTACACTGATAAAAGGacccaaaaaaaaaagcaaaacttAAATAATAAGAGAAACAAGACAAACAGAATGAGTGGTGGAAAATCATCAGGACTCAGGGTACAAAGGTCTGGCAACAAAGGACTTGCAAGTTGCAACAACTTTCCCATACAGAATTTTCACAGAAGTCAGCCCTACAGCCTACTTAAGTCGAGGTAACTCAGTGAGAGTATAATCTCCAATGCAAGTGCAAAGTACAGTTGATCAAAGTTAGAATGGCATTGAAAAAAATACATAGAATTTTCAACAGAGTAAGTTGGGTATTAATCTGAGAAACAATTATGGCCATACTTCAAAATTCAAGAAAGGTTTATTTTGGCCCTTCATCTTGGAACAAAAGATCAAATAAGGCCAAAAACTTTGAACAAAAACACCGTCAAAATAGGCGTTCTAGCTCGTGTAACCCCTTTAGCTCCAAATGGACCAATAGTTTGTTGCCACCTCAACCCCAATTTCCAGTCATTTTTTGCCACCTCAGCAAAGGGGGCAATATGAGCCAAATTAACCAACTTGTGGATGTTTTTGTCTAAAGCCAGAAGCTTGtccttaattgatattttgtgccaaattgagggggcaaaATGAACCTTTGTTGCTTTAAAATTGTTTGATACCCGTAACAGCTAGGAATAAATATTTCCTCaaatctaacttttttttttgaaaggccTCAAAATTTACCTTATTTCTAAAGCAATCCTGATTTTTACTCCAAGGACAGCCATAAATGCATAGTTTATATTCTCCAACCATTAACAACTTTCTGAACAAAATTCCACAGTTGCTGCAACAATTAAGATTCCTAATCAATATTGCATTAAGCAGCCATTGTTTTCACACGCTAGTTCCCAGTTTCCAATCAAAAGAGTGTTTTATTTGATTCTGCGTTCAATccagaaaaacaaaattaatagcAAAGTCCTGTTTTCCATATATTTTGTCCTGTCTACCTCTTTTCAATGGCTTTTCTATTAACTCTCAACCACATTAAAAGAGGAATTAGTTAAACTAGGCAGCATTCGTTCACCACTCTGTGAAAGCATCATGATAACAGAAATCTCCACGATCTCCATTGCCACCAATATTAGTTCACTATCCCCACCAAGAAAGCAAACCTTCTCAAATACCATATGAACTCACAGGATAAAGACAAAAAGGAAAATAGCAAGACAACCCAAGACTCGGCACCAATCTGCCCCTAATTACGAATCACCAATTTGCATAACCCAAAGTGATCCTCAAAATATTGTACCCTACACTTCAAGAACTCAGCCACTAATAAATCAGCAATTGCATGCAAACAATTGCAGACTTACATTCAGAGCTTCAAGAAGTTTATCAACTGTCAAGAAGCAAAAAATTGGAGAATTTGCTGGCTCGGTATAGTCAACGGTGCATGAGGCCCTTGCATAGGTGCAAAGGCAAGGCGCAAATGACAAAAAGTCCCTCTGGATGTTTAAGGCAGAGTGTCTTCAATCAGGCAACGGCTTTAAAGCCTAACCGATTAATAAATCGAGTTATTAATGAAgtcaaaagttttaaataagtTAGGTATTCTTTTATCTAAATAGTAGTCTATCTAGCATAATGAAGTCCAGAAGTTCTAAATAAATTAGTTAGATTTTTCTCCTAAATAATGACTTATTTTGTAGAAACTTAAGTTATATTAGAAAGTACAAAAGTCTTTTAGTAATTTACATATCTTAGGAGTTCTAAAATCCTCAAGTCAAAACTAATTAGAACAAAATTACAGCAGAGgtctaaaatcaaataaactaaataaaagttttttttcCATCTCTAACCACCCTTCAGGAGTTGCACGAACCATGAACAAGCAAGACAAAGATAAGTATCTTAGTTATCTATTAAGAAAAGATCCGCACCTTACTTTACTCGGGCCAGTACTTTTTTCTACCATGCACGTAAGAAAAGCGCCTAAGACAATTCATAGATGATAAATGTATCGCCTTAGTATTAGTAAAGCCTAACTAGGGGCAAAAAATAGGTGATttatgagaaatcaaaagaaaagTAGAAATTCAAGGACCTAATCCTTAAAATAGTATCAATGATCCAAAATTAACAAGGTATAAACTCTGAACTAAAATTTTCTTTTGCCTGTTAGCAGGTTAAAAACCCTGAGCCTGAATATTAACTTCTGCCACCGCAAAGGAAGATCAATGCTTCCTTGGTGGGTTCAATTTCATCAAAACTTCATCAATATCTCTAAACGTACCCAAATAAAACCTATTGATGTACAATTATGTTGACATCATACATCTGAATTTTGTAAAAAGGCAACCACTTTTATGGAAACTACTCCAAACGATAGTAAAGTTGGACGCCTAGTTGCAAAAAATCCAACTGAATTACCATGGAAGTATACACGATGACAAAGATCAGAAATATCACATAACTATTCCTTGGTGGGTTCAATTTCATCAAAACTTCATCAATATCTCTAAACGTACCCAAATAAAACCTATTGATGTACAATTATGTTGACATCATACgtctgaattttttaaaaaggcaACCACTTTTATGGAAACTACTCCAAACGATAGTAAAGTTGGACGCCTAGTTGCAAAAAATCCAACTGAATTACCATGGAAGTATACACGATGACAAAGATCAGAAATATCACAGAACTACTGTGGTCTTTCTAATTATAAGATAGCATACCGGACATCAATCATGTAACTGTATTCAACCTGAAATAGGATGCATCAATTACCTGAGGTATTATATTCTTTTCCATCACATCTTTAAATAGAGGGGGTGGCGGCAAATCCAGTCCAAGCATCAAGAATGGCATTCTAGAAGTTTCCGTGACAACAACATGTTCATTCCCACCATCAGTAATCTTCTTGATAATGTTCTGATCGTTGCCATTTTCCTTCTTCCCAGCAATAGCTTTGTTAGGAATCTCTTTCACAACTTCCAGCTCTCCCTGTGAAGCTAAGGATGTTTGAGAAATCACAACTGAGGTAAATAATCGACACAGGCAACGATTGAAACTTCtatatgaaagaaaaaaaaggcaTCGACTAAGTGAGAAAGGAGACAACCTGAAAACACTCATAAATGATGCTGTTATTTTGCTTCGAAGTCCTAAGATCTGCATGTAGTGTATTAATAAGCCATGCCATGAACTCCACAGGATCCGACTGCTGTCCTATGCGAAACCGTTTCTTACTGGCTTTCATAACTGCCTGGAGAAATTCATGCGGACTCACCTGTCCTTTAAAGTTCCTAGAATGCCAAACCTTGCGTGCGAGTTCTCCAAAGCGATGTACAAGAGGAGATTTGCAATGCTCATAATTTTCAGGAATAAGGAAGAAATTCCTCAAGGGTTTAACTCTCATCAGAGCTTGAATAGTCACATTGACAAAATCAGTCTCTTTAATGTTATTCAGGCCAACCTGAAGAATATACGAACATTTAAGAGCAAAGTTAACACTGCTCAACAGCTAAAACTGGCAGGCAATCATTCATCAACAGCAAAGTTTAGTACCATGCCGGGAAGATAATCAGACCCATCAAGCGCCCTAGACCATTGCCTGTTTTTGTCAAGCTGTTCAACTTGCTCCCTGGTAAATCTGCATATAGAAATACCAGAAAAATGTCAGGACTAAAACATTGAATTAGTTAATcataaattgaaaaagaataaaGACCTCGGGTTGAGAACATAGCGTATATCGTCGAGTGACGGATCGTTAATCTGATAACCATCAGGAAGGCAGTAAACTTTCTCAGTTTGAAGATTGATAAAAACATGGTGTCCAGCTTCGAGGCTATGAGTATAAGCATGGGATTTTTTACCTCTTCCTTGATAATACTTGCCACAAACCAAACAAGCGTACACATTCAGGTTTGACAAAGACACGGAGCAAAACTTCTCAAAATCAAAATCCAGCACCTGCCGATTAACTGTGTCGAGGTAAGGGCAATCTTGGCGAGGCTCAATTGGGTTTCTGCGATTCACTTGGTTGGactcatcatcttcttcttctggaCTCTCATACCCATTACTCTGAGTCGTGTGTTCGTCATCGTCATCCACATCGTTGTAGGGTACAAGTGGGTTGTCAATCAAGTGTGGAGAAGGGGAGTTACTGTCCAATTTCTGCTTCTTTGAGGCACTCAATTCCTCAATCTCTGCATTTCTCTTTGTTTTCATTTTGGGTGTTGGAATCACCAATTTTTGTTCCAAACCCTAGAAATCTAAAAACCCACTATATTTCGGACTCACTTCTATTGCTAGCAGTAAGTATGATGCTTGCCTACGTCGTAAATGGTATTGCTTTCGTGTTCTatttatcttttgattttttttcattttattgttttttttttattgaattcattttattgttttagtaGTACTAAATTTTGTCAAAACCGATCTAATGACTGAACCAGTAAAAATAGAAGGGGAAGGGTTAGAGGTTAAATCGGGGTTAAATTGGAGTTGAATTGTTGTAGACACCTATTCTTCGGAcagataaaaagtgataaggaactgaagcgtccaatgatgatttccagagaaatttgtccgggtgacgagtttttgatttgcttgctggaatctaagcaggtgTAATATGTGCACagctgtaaacttggaggattaaaacgtaatttggcgtgaatagcccataaaaatccaaagagatagTAATATAaatctagaaattggactaattgccatatcttagaagtttatggccaatttacaagtttggcggactgaaattgaccttaaccaaaccCATGGGaccttagtagccttttttaacacttttaggcaccaaaataaACTGTTAGCAATCttttacttagctagcaagtcaaGATAcgaatttaactaattaaatagaGTTTCATGCTAATCTTAACACCTAAGAACTTACCCCTTAACAgtttaaaccctagaagacCTAACTAAACTCTAGGTCAACCCTAAtccctataaatacagccttaaacCAGCCTGGTTAGAGgaggcacacaaaccctagaaatcaGACACGgaggcacacaaaccctaaaatttgCCAGTAGAATTCGGCCacctcacacacacacacaaaaatccagtcctgaaaacactaaacacgtgttgattctccaagaacgcgaGCACTGCACAAAtccgaagctggattccgcatccacttcatcagaaaacgagccaaggacccAGAACGGTACGTCTGAGGACCCTCATtaaattcctttgattttgccataaatattgcatatatgattgccataattgctgtaaatatgtttaggttgcatgtttaggttatttgCTAATTTTGCCCATTAAAGTagctttaatcaattaattcgaTGTTTTCTTAATCACCATAAAATTCGATGAAAAAACATGTTAATCACTGTAATTAGCTGTTTTTAATGCTTAGAACCATAAAACAATCGATTGAAcaccttagaatgcatgttgtAGGTAGATTTTAGCTAATTTTACCTTaagaaaaccctaaaaatagtTGCTGCCCAGAAAAATAAATTCGTGTAAATGAGCTTAAAACACTTCGATTATGtttttttggattccttgttcgattttatgctgttttgactactttttcatgaaaaacggagctaaaacgagtgagaacgaagcaaaacaaaacgaccCCTGAAACTACCGacgaaccgccgccgccgccactaAAGCCGACGGCGCCGCCGGGATAAAGTGGCTACGCCGCCCCAATGAACTGCCGGCGCCGCCAGGTTAAACTGGTGTCGTGGTCATGGCTCCTCAGTTCCCCAGATTTGCTCACAGATCCTTCCAGACGcgatccgaacttcaaaacgtgttttCGGGCCCATCCGGACTCCGAATCAGGCTCAGTTTGATTCCAGAAATATTGTTTTAGTTGTAGGACCTGTTTGTAATAGTAAATGAGCTTAACCCGATGTTTTTAGGGCCTCGAAGCCCGCTATTGTAATCTGCCCAGCCAACCGGGCCCACGAGTCCGAGGCCCAgtaaaccagcaacttccagagctgATTCCGGGCCAACCCCAACTCGGAATCAACtccggatcaaaccagtagaaccggatcaacgagacgcacaactctcgtgatctgaccgaaggccaattctgaccagaccgatggtcaaaacccgcgcgagtgccaggcactcaaagtcaacgaggtttaaaagtatttctaaccttgtatgtatatccaactgcccctgagcaaTGCTGATACTGATTACTGCTTTTCAAAAGCATCCTAATCCAATAATTAacaggttaaaggactaatcactcaaaattggcccattaatgcagatccagcccatcacttagacatcgtaggactaacatgaaaatgcagtaatggttgtataggtttttcaagatcacctaataaaatcaatcaaatcatgcttatacatccggttttaggctttgtgcatgtaaaatatccagaccagccagacttttgactacttgttagaaacctctaaggttagatgtatgcttaggagtacctgctacttgcctcaaatgccagtccagatcgagtcatatgcgcgccaaacgtgtttactgctttcatcactgtttatttacagctttcatatcctgtgaactgcatatattgttgagatgagatataaaatgaatatgtcCAAAAAATAAAGCGTGACAGATAAGACAAGCACATgagactcggggaggtccacgaacccttgtctttggtccgatgcacgatagtcttaccggaggcgagtaaggctatccagtcggttaaaaggcatttcctagttgaactaggtggcgactccatttttcaaaccatttccagatcgagaagtcagccataagccttgggcgagcggcccccgaaccccgctccgctcatagtggcgactccactgggg
This window of the Mercurialis annua linkage group LG5, ddMerAnnu1.2, whole genome shotgun sequence genome carries:
- the LOC126682420 gene encoding uncharacterized protein LOC126682420 — encoded protein: MKTKRNAEIEELSASKKQKLDSNSPSPHLIDNPLVPYNDVDDDDEHTTQSNGYESPEEEDDESNQVNRRNPIEPRQDCPYLDTVNRQVLDFDFEKFCSVSLSNLNVYACLVCGKYYQGRGKKSHAYTHSLEAGHHVFINLQTEKVYCLPDGYQINDPSLDDIRYVLNPRFTREQVEQLDKNRQWSRALDGSDYLPGMVGLNNIKETDFVNVTIQALMRVKPLRNFFLIPENYEHCKSPLVHRFGELARKVWHSRNFKGQVSPHEFLQAVMKASKKRFRIGQQSDPVEFMAWLINTLHADLRTSKQNNSIIYECFQGELEVVKEIPNKAIAGKKENGNDQNIIKKITDGGNEHVVVTETSRMPFLMLGLDLPPPPLFKDVMEKNIIPQVPLFNILKKFDGETVTEVVRPHIARMKYRVTRLPQYLILHMQRFKKNNFFIEKNPTLVNFPVKNLELKDYIPLSTPMENERLRSKYDLIANMVHDGKPKEGFYRVFVQRKSEELWYEMQDLHVSETLPQMVALSEAYVQIYEQQQ